One stretch of Burkholderia sp. DNA includes these proteins:
- the ilvA gene encoding threonine ammonia-lyase, biosynthetic, translating into MASHDYLKKILTARVYDVAVETALELARSLSARVRNPVFLKREDNQPVFSFKLRGAYNRMAHLSADALARGVITASAGNHAQGVAFSAARLRVKAVIVVPVTTPQVKVDAVHTHGGPTLEVIQAGESYSDAYAYALKIQAERELTFVHPFDDPDVIAGQGTVAMEVLRQHQGPIHAIFVPIGGGGLAAGVAAYVKAVRPEIRVIGVQTDDSCAMAKSIEAGERITLSEVGLFSDGTAVKLVGGETFRLCSVLLDGVIMIDTDALCAAIKDVFQDTRSLLEPAGALAVAGAKHYAEREGIEGQTLIAITSGANMNFDRMRFVAERAEVGEAREAVFAVTIPEERGSFRRFCELVGERNVTEFNYRIADERSAHIFVGVQIRRREESTEIASNFESYGFQTVDLTDDELSKDHIRHMVGGRSPLSREERLFRFVFPERPGALIKFLSSMEPDWNISLFHYRNQGADYSAILVGLQVPVIEYAGFDAFLGALGYPFHEETANPAYRLFLA; encoded by the coding sequence ATGGCTTCTCACGACTACCTTAAGAAGATCCTTACCGCGCGCGTCTACGACGTGGCGGTCGAAACCGCGCTGGAACTGGCGCGCAGCCTGTCCGCGCGCGTGCGCAACCCGGTGTTCCTCAAGCGAGAGGACAACCAGCCGGTGTTCTCGTTCAAGTTGCGCGGTGCCTACAACCGCATGGCGCATCTTTCGGCGGATGCGCTGGCGCGTGGTGTGATCACCGCCTCGGCCGGAAACCATGCCCAGGGCGTGGCTTTCTCGGCGGCACGGCTCCGCGTTAAGGCCGTGATCGTGGTTCCGGTCACCACCCCGCAGGTGAAGGTGGACGCGGTGCACACCCATGGCGGGCCGACCCTCGAGGTGATCCAGGCCGGAGAATCCTATAGCGACGCCTATGCGTATGCATTGAAAATACAGGCAGAGCGCGAACTGACTTTCGTCCACCCCTTCGACGATCCAGACGTGATCGCTGGCCAGGGCACCGTGGCGATGGAGGTGCTGCGTCAGCATCAGGGCCCGATCCACGCGATCTTCGTGCCGATTGGCGGTGGCGGGCTGGCCGCCGGCGTGGCCGCCTACGTGAAGGCGGTGCGTCCCGAGATCCGGGTGATCGGTGTACAGACTGACGATTCCTGCGCGATGGCGAAGTCGATCGAGGCTGGCGAGCGGATCACCCTGAGCGAAGTTGGCCTATTCTCCGACGGAACGGCGGTCAAGCTGGTCGGCGGTGAAACCTTCCGCCTCTGCAGTGTGCTGCTCGACGGCGTGATCATGATCGATACCGATGCGCTGTGCGCGGCAATCAAGGATGTGTTCCAGGACACGCGCAGCCTGCTCGAGCCGGCCGGCGCGCTAGCTGTGGCCGGTGCAAAGCATTATGCCGAGCGTGAGGGAATCGAGGGCCAGACGCTGATCGCGATCACCTCGGGCGCCAACATGAACTTTGACCGCATGCGTTTCGTGGCCGAGCGAGCCGAGGTGGGCGAGGCGCGCGAAGCGGTATTCGCAGTGACGATCCCCGAGGAGCGCGGCAGCTTCCGGCGCTTCTGCGAGCTGGTAGGCGAACGCAATGTGACCGAGTTTAACTACCGGATTGCCGACGAGCGCTCAGCGCATATTTTTGTCGGCGTGCAGATCCGTCGTCGCGAGGAATCGACTGAGATCGCCTCGAATTTCGAGTCGTATGGCTTCCAGACCGTCGACCTGACCGATGACGAACTCTCGAAAGACCATATCCGCCACATGGTGGGCGGTCGCTCCCCGCTGTCGCGCGAGGAGCGGCTGTTTCGTTTCGTGTTTCCGGAGCGCCCGGGCGCGCTGATAAAGTTCCTATCCTCGATGGAGCCGGACTGGAACATCAGCTTGTTCCACTATCGTAACCAGGGTGCCGACTACAGCGCGATCCTGGTGGGCCTGCAGGTACCGGTCATCGAGTACGCTGGCTTCGACGCCTTCCTTGGGGCGCTCGGCTACCCCTTCCACGAAGAGACCGCGAACCCAGCCTACCGGCTTTTTCTAGCCTGA
- a CDS encoding YdcH family protein, whose product MQTRQAELTQELRNRLVSLQEQHSQMAREIELKEMRSDIDDLTLHRLKKEKLMAKDKIIMLQSQLELDQRA is encoded by the coding sequence ATGCAAACCCGTCAAGCAGAGCTGACGCAGGAATTGCGCAACCGGCTGGTGTCACTGCAAGAGCAGCACAGCCAGATGGCGCGTGAGATCGAGCTCAAAGAAATGCGTTCTGACATCGACGATCTAACGCTGCACCGGCTGAAGAAGGAAAAGCTGATGGCTAAGGACAAAATCATCATGCTGCAATCGCAACTCGAACTAGATCAGCGCGCATGA
- a CDS encoding IS5 family transposase, translating into MRKDIHKKGEPKARYRVRNWAAYNEGLISRGNVTIWIDEAVLARMPDAIPTRGRPCLYGDTLIQTLLGVKTVYRLTLRALQGFTQSLRDLAFPSLPVPNYSTLCRRAKTLDVELPILRDNEPIYLVVDSTGLKVYGEGEWKVRQHGYSKRRTWRTVHLALNANTGQVHAALMTNQNVADGDALAKLLDQIPREEQIDVIGGDGAYDTKPCHAAIAARSAIPSIPPREGAVHWPADIPGAAWRNGAVDAIARDGRREWKQESGHHRRSLAENAMYRFNTLTGNCLWARHIDSQATEVSVRVGVINRMADLARPQSVRIA; encoded by the coding sequence ATGCGCAAGGACATACACAAGAAAGGTGAGCCGAAGGCACGCTACCGTGTCAGGAATTGGGCGGCCTATAATGAAGGCCTGATCAGCCGGGGGAACGTAACAATATGGATAGATGAAGCCGTCCTTGCCAGAATGCCCGATGCCATACCCACACGCGGTCGCCCGTGTCTATACGGCGATACGCTGATTCAGACATTACTTGGCGTGAAGACCGTCTATCGACTAACGTTGCGCGCCCTGCAAGGTTTCACCCAAAGTCTGCGCGATTTGGCCTTCCCGAGCTTGCCGGTGCCGAATTACAGCACGCTCTGTCGCCGGGCAAAAACGCTTGATGTCGAACTGCCGATCCTTCGTGACAATGAACCGATCTATCTGGTTGTCGACAGCACCGGTCTGAAGGTCTATGGAGAAGGTGAATGGAAGGTGCGCCAGCACGGCTACTCGAAGCGGCGCACGTGGCGTACAGTCCATCTCGCGCTCAACGCGAATACGGGTCAAGTGCATGCCGCGCTAATGACGAATCAGAATGTGGCTGACGGTGACGCTCTGGCCAAGTTGCTCGACCAGATTCCACGCGAAGAACAAATCGATGTCATCGGCGGTGACGGTGCCTACGACACCAAGCCATGCCATGCGGCCATTGCTGCACGCAGTGCTATTCCTTCGATTCCGCCACGCGAGGGTGCCGTTCATTGGCCAGCGGATATCCCCGGCGCGGCGTGGCGTAATGGCGCGGTTGATGCAATTGCCCGTGACGGTCGTCGAGAATGGAAGCAAGAAAGTGGCCACCACCGGCGATCGCTTGCCGAGAATGCGATGTATCGGTTCAACACCCTCACCGGCAACTGTCTCTGGGCGCGTCACATCGACTCGCAGGCGACCGAGGTCTCCGTTCGCGTCGGCGTCATCAACCGCATGGCGGATCTCGCTCGTCCACAATCCGTTCGTATCGCCTGA
- the dcd gene encoding dCTP deaminase, whose translation MSLKSDKWIRRMAEQHKMIEPFVPDQVRASKEGYRIVSYGTSSYGYDIRCADEFKIFTNINSSIVDPKNFDEGSFVDFKGDVCIIPPNSFALARTIEYFRIPRTVLTVCLGKSTYARCGIIVNVTPFEPEWEGYVTLEFSNTTPLPAKIYAHEGVAQVLFFESNEVCDVSYADRGGKYQNQRGVTLPKT comes from the coding sequence ATGAGCCTCAAGTCCGACAAGTGGATCCGGCGCATGGCCGAGCAACACAAGATGATCGAGCCCTTCGTCCCTGACCAGGTTCGTGCCTCCAAGGAGGGCTACAGGATCGTCAGCTACGGTACCTCGAGCTACGGCTACGACATCCGCTGCGCCGATGAATTTAAGATCTTCACCAACATCAATTCGAGCATCGTCGATCCCAAGAACTTCGACGAAGGCTCCTTCGTCGACTTCAAGGGGGATGTCTGCATCATCCCGCCGAACTCGTTCGCGCTGGCGCGCACCATCGAATACTTCCGGATCCCACGCACCGTGCTGACGGTCTGCCTAGGCAAATCCACCTACGCACGCTGCGGCATCATCGTCAACGTGACGCCCTTCGAGCCCGAATGGGAAGGCTACGTGACGCTCGAATTCTCAAACACCACCCCACTGCCAGCCAAGATCTACGCGCACGAGGGCGTCGCTCAGGTGCTGTTTTTCGAGAGCAACGAGGTCTGCGACGTGTCCTACGCCGATCGCGGTGGCAAGTATCAGAACCAGCGCGGTGTCACGCTACCGAAAACCTGA
- a CDS encoding IS5 family transposase codes for MRKDIHKKGEPKARYRVRNWAAYNEGLISRGNVTIWIDEAVLARMPDAIPTRGRPCVYGDTLIQALLGVKTVYRLTLRALQGFTQSLRDLAFPSLPVPNYTTLCRRAKTLDVELPILRDNEPIYLVVDSTGLKVYGEGEWKVRQHGYSKRRTWRKVHLALNANTGQVHAALMTNQNVADGDALAKLLDQIPREEQIDVIGGDGAYDTKPCHAAIAARSAIPSIPPREGAAHWPADMPGAAWRNGAVDAIARDGRREWKQDSGYHRRSLAENAMYRFKTLTGNYLWARHIDSQATEVSIRVGVINRMTDLARPQSVRIA; via the coding sequence ATGCGCAAGGACATACACAAGAAAGGTGAGCCGAAGGCACGCTACCGTGTCAGGAATTGGGCGGCCTATAATGAAGGCCTGATCAGCCGGGGGAACGTAACAATATGGATAGATGAAGCCGTCCTTGCCAGAATGCCCGATGCCATACCCACACGTGGTCGCCCGTGTGTATACGGCGATACGCTGATTCAGGCATTACTTGGCGTGAAGACCGTCTATCGACTGACCTTGCGCGCCCTGCAAGGTTTCACCCAAAGTCTGCGCGATTTGGCCTTCCCGAGCTTGCCGGTGCCGAATTACACCACGCTCTGTCGCCGGGCAAAAACGCTTGATGTCGAACTGCCGATCCTTCGTGACAATGAACCGATCTATCTGGTTGTCGACAGCACCGGTCTGAAGGTCTATGGAGAAGGTGAATGGAAGGTGCGCCAGCACGGCTACTCGAAGCGGCGCACGTGGCGTAAAGTCCATCTCGCGCTCAACGCGAATACAGGTCAAGTGCATGCCGCACTAATGACGAATCAGAATGTGGCTGACGGTGACGCTCTGGCCAAGTTGCTCGACCAGATTCCACGCGAAGAACAAATCGATGTCATCGGCGGTGACGGTGCCTACGACACCAAGCCATGCCATGCGGCCATTGCTGCACGCAGTGCTATTCCTTCGATTCCGCCACGCGAGGGTGCCGCTCATTGGCCAGCGGATATGCCCGGTGCGGCGTGGCGTAATGGCGCGGTTGATGCAATTGCCCGTGACGGTCGTCGAGAATGGAAGCAAGACAGTGGCTACCACCGGCGATCGCTTGCCGAGAATGCGATGTATCGGTTCAAGACCCTCACCGGCAACTATCTCTGGGCGCGTCACATCGACTCGCAGGCGACCGAGGTCTCCATTCGCGTCGGCGTCATCAACCGTATGACGGACCTCGCTCGTCCGCAATCCGTGCGTATCGCCTGA